Sequence from the Fibrobacter sp. UWB2 genome:
AGCGAGTGCGATGCCGCAGACGAAGAACACTTGCTGGTGCATCCCGAAGTGGTTCGCCATGGCGCCGCCTACGAGAATTCCTGTTCCAATGCCGATGTCCCATCCCGAAAGGTAGGTGCTGTTTGCCGTGCCGCGCTGGTCGTGGCGGGCGAGGTTCACGCACATAGTCTGGTAGCCGGGGAAGATAAGTCCGAGGCTTGTTCCGATAAGGAATGCAGACAAGAAGAACGTAATGGGCCCGTGGCTAAAGGCGAGGATAAAGTAGGCGATGACGATCAGCGTCATTCCGGAACCCACAAGATGAATCAGATAACCGCGGTCAATCAAGCGGCCTGTCATGATGCGGTTCAAGATGAGGCCTGTGGCGATGAGCGCGTAGAACCAGCCCGTGCCGCCAATGCCAAGTTCATTGGCGTAAATGGCGATGTAGTTTGTGACCGGGCCGTACGCAAATCCGACGAAGATGAAATTTGCAAATTGCGGAACCGCGCGCGTGAGGAAAAATCGGTCGAGCGAAAGCGGGGCGCAGACCTTCTTTTCACGGGGCTTCACCTTGAGCGTCTGCACAAGCACAAGTCCAATCACGCAAAGGATTGTAGAAATGGCAAAAACGATCCCGTCGCCGAATGCTTCGTAAAGAAACATTCCGGTCATGGGACCGGTGGCGAAGGCCAAGTTCACGCTGATCCCGAAATACCCGATGCCTTCGCCTCGGCGACTTGCGGGCAGAGCATCAATAGCCACCGTATTACTTGCGGTACTCGAAATGCCAAAGAACAGCCCGTGTGCAAAACGCACGACCGCTAGAATCGGCAATAGTCCGACCGTCTTATAGCCTAAAAAGCAGAGCGTAAATGCGAAAAACGTCCAAAAGTATAGCGGCTTTCGGCTGAACGTATCGACGAGAAATCCGGCAAACGGCCTGCAGACGAGCGCGCCAATCGTGTAGAGCGAAATGATGAACCCTGCGGTTGCGTTGTCTGTCTGGAACTTGTCGATGATGTACAACGGCAAAATCGGCAATAGCTGGTAAAAGCTAAAGAACAGCAAAAAGTTCGCCGCAGCGACTGTAATGAACGTGCGGGTCCAAAGTGTATTATCGGGCGTGTTGGATTTTGTTAGCATGTAAGCAAAAAATAGTATATTGAGGGTATGGAGAAAATTATTCGAATTTTAATGTTGTCTTTTTTGACAATTGCGGTTGCTACATCCTGTTCGGACGATAGCCATTCAGGGGACAATAATTCTGTGGCGCCGGAGCAAGACGAACTGAACGTCGACGGCTTTGTCTATGTGCAGGCTAAGGGCAAAAAGACGACGCTTGGGACGGATGACGTTTCTGCCAAAACGTTGGAACGTCCGAAAATGACTGCTGAGTTTACCTATGATTTTTATATCGGTCGCCACGAAGTTATCTGTAGAGACTTCAATGACTTGATGCGCAAAGAAACGGGTGTGAAGCTCTCTTGCAAACAGGATTCTTTGCCTGCTGCAAACGTGACGTTTTACGATGCCGTCTTGTATGCAAATGCTTTGAGCAAAAAACATGGGCTTGATACGGCATATGATTATACGAGTGCCGAATTTGATTCCGAAAAGCATTGTGTCAAGATGAAAGGTTACAAGTTCAATCCGCAGAAGAAAGGCTTTAGATTGCCGACCGAAGCGGAATGGATTTTTGTTGCGTCGAAAAACTGGAAAACGGAACAAAGCTGGAATGGGGCTAACTCGGGTTCGACAGCGCATCAGGTATGTACTTCCAAGAATGCAGGGAATATCTGCGACATGGCGGGGAACATGCTCGAACTTGTAAATGACCGCTATGCCACTTTTAGGGATACGACTGTATCCAATTTTGTGGGCTCGATTGATGGCGATGCCA
This genomic interval carries:
- a CDS encoding MFS transporter, translated to MLTKSNTPDNTLWTRTFITVAAANFLLFFSFYQLLPILPLYIIDKFQTDNATAGFIISLYTIGALVCRPFAGFLVDTFSRKPLYFWTFFAFTLCFLGYKTVGLLPILAVVRFAHGLFFGISSTASNTVAIDALPASRRGEGIGYFGISVNLAFATGPMTGMFLYEAFGDGIVFAISTILCVIGLVLVQTLKVKPREKKVCAPLSLDRFFLTRAVPQFANFIFVGFAYGPVTNYIAIYANELGIGGTGWFYALIATGLILNRIMTGRLIDRGYLIHLVGSGMTLIVIAYFILAFSHGPITFFLSAFLIGTSLGLIFPGYQTMCVNLARHDQRGTANSTYLSGWDIGIGTGILVGGAMANHFGMHQQVFFVCGIALAIADVMFLAYTSRHYLKNKLEG